A single Microbacterium protaetiae DNA region contains:
- a CDS encoding DUF4190 domain-containing protein encodes MTDVPTPENPQQSTPPEQPAVPDQPQTPPQPPAPAYAQTPPYGEAPAYGQAPAYGQQGYPQAPVYGQPAPSTTYPGKTLGLVAFICSLAGLVTGISTLVGLILGIVALVQSKKAGQKNGFALAAIIIGGILLVLGIILLIIVIIALVAVGGHLADICQQYGSGVHEVGGVTYTCP; translated from the coding sequence AGCAGCCCGCCGTTCCCGATCAACCGCAGACCCCGCCGCAGCCCCCGGCTCCCGCCTACGCCCAGACCCCGCCCTATGGCGAGGCGCCGGCTTACGGCCAGGCGCCGGCGTACGGACAGCAGGGATACCCGCAGGCGCCGGTCTACGGCCAGCCCGCTCCCTCCACCACCTACCCGGGCAAGACGCTCGGCCTCGTGGCGTTCATCTGCTCGCTGGCGGGCCTGGTCACCGGCATCAGCACGCTCGTCGGCCTGATCCTGGGCATCGTCGCTCTCGTACAAAGCAAGAAGGCCGGCCAGAAGAACGGCTTCGCGCTGGCCGCAATCATCATCGGCGGCATCCTGCTGGTGCTCGGCATCATCCTGCTCATCATTGTGATCATCGCGCTGGTGGCCGTCGGCGGCCACTTGGCCGATATCTGCCAGCAGTACGGCAGCGGCGTTCACGAGGTCGGTGGTGTGACCTACACCTGCCCGTGA
- a CDS encoding fumarylacetoacetate hydrolase family protein, producing MRFAHVLVPGRTDPTLAAITADGAQLVPELVPDGPATLEQLIAGGDELLARVRDAAGSAGAGHPLDDLSYASAVLAPPVVLAIGLNYAAHASELALKADTAPTVFTLWPNSLSGHEATTSWPRSLSESIDYEAELGVIIGRPARDVAADRALDHVWGYTVVNDITARDIQFSEAQWCRCKSFDGFTPTGPFVVTADEIPDPQALHIWTVVDGHRVQDASTGQMIRPVSTLVAHLSQSVTLLPGTLISTGSPGGAGYSREPQIFLRDRSTVTVGIDAIGELTTHCRIID from the coding sequence ATGCGCTTCGCCCATGTCCTGGTCCCCGGTCGCACCGATCCGACGCTGGCGGCGATCACCGCCGACGGAGCGCAACTGGTACCCGAGCTGGTACCCGACGGCCCGGCGACGCTCGAGCAGCTGATTGCCGGAGGCGACGAACTGCTGGCGCGCGTGCGGGATGCCGCAGGCAGCGCGGGCGCGGGGCATCCGCTTGACGACCTCTCGTATGCCTCGGCCGTGCTGGCCCCACCGGTCGTGTTGGCGATCGGTCTGAACTACGCCGCACACGCGAGCGAACTCGCGCTGAAGGCCGACACCGCGCCGACGGTTTTCACGCTGTGGCCGAATTCGCTGTCGGGGCACGAGGCGACGACATCGTGGCCGCGATCGCTGAGCGAATCGATCGACTACGAAGCCGAGCTGGGGGTCATCATCGGCCGTCCGGCACGGGATGTCGCTGCCGACCGGGCTCTCGACCACGTGTGGGGATACACCGTGGTCAACGACATCACCGCACGCGACATCCAGTTCTCCGAGGCCCAGTGGTGCCGCTGCAAGTCGTTCGACGGCTTCACGCCGACCGGCCCGTTCGTGGTGACCGCCGACGAGATCCCCGACCCGCAGGCTCTGCACATCTGGACCGTCGTGGACGGGCACCGCGTGCAGGATGCCTCCACGGGTCAGATGATCCGGCCGGTGAGCACGCTGGTGGCCCATTTGTCGCAGTCGGTGACGCTGTTGCCGGGCACCCTCATCTCGACCGGTTCTCCCGGTGGGGCCGGCTACTCGCGCGAACCGCAGATCTTTCTGCGCGATCGTTCGACGGTCACCGTCGGAATCGACGCGATCGGCGAGCTGACCACGCACTGCCGCATCATTGACTGA
- a CDS encoding PrsW family intramembrane metalloprotease, with protein MSFPSPLARGYDGSPAPSAAAPAPAPSSLPSLPALPAKGRRGAPWLFGILVVILLGVAAYFLEALGPVASLVGLFIALVPLTAVLVAVHVVDRWEPEPKSLVVLAVAWGAIAAVAIALGVDLLLRLVFGVAETPAREAVQSVIQAPVVEEFAKGLGVLLVFLTARRAFDGPVDGVVYGALVAAGFAFTENIQYFAVSMIEGGTAQLTMTFFLRGILSPFAHVMFTSVTGFALGLAARRGAPARAAIGPWIAGMVGAALLHALWNASAQFFDFFALYATLQVPLFVLFIIGIVMLRREERRLTAERLGEYAAAGWFTPQEVTMLATGHGRRSALQWARTLRGDRTAVMKGFIADATTLAAVRQRMVTGRDQSAASDESALLARTVAARRALFAP; from the coding sequence ATGTCTTTCCCCTCCCCGCTCGCGCGCGGCTACGACGGGTCGCCGGCCCCGAGCGCCGCCGCGCCCGCGCCGGCGCCGTCGTCGCTGCCCTCGCTGCCGGCGCTGCCGGCGAAGGGGCGCCGCGGCGCACCATGGCTGTTCGGGATTCTTGTGGTCATCCTGTTGGGAGTGGCCGCCTATTTTCTCGAGGCCCTTGGGCCGGTGGCATCCCTCGTCGGCCTTTTCATCGCCCTGGTGCCGCTGACCGCCGTGCTGGTCGCCGTGCATGTCGTCGACCGGTGGGAACCCGAGCCCAAGAGCCTGGTGGTGCTGGCGGTGGCGTGGGGTGCGATTGCGGCCGTGGCCATCGCGCTGGGAGTGGATCTGCTGCTGCGGCTCGTCTTCGGCGTGGCCGAGACACCGGCACGCGAGGCGGTGCAGTCGGTGATTCAGGCGCCGGTCGTCGAGGAGTTCGCAAAGGGCCTGGGCGTGCTGCTGGTCTTCCTCACGGCGCGCCGCGCATTCGACGGGCCGGTCGACGGCGTGGTGTACGGCGCCCTGGTGGCGGCCGGCTTCGCGTTCACCGAGAACATCCAGTACTTCGCCGTCAGCATGATCGAGGGCGGCACCGCTCAGCTGACCATGACGTTCTTTCTGCGCGGCATCCTTTCACCCTTCGCCCACGTCATGTTCACGAGCGTCACCGGATTCGCGCTGGGGTTGGCCGCCCGCCGCGGGGCCCCCGCGCGTGCGGCGATCGGACCGTGGATTGCCGGCATGGTCGGTGCTGCGCTGCTGCACGCCCTCTGGAACGCCTCGGCGCAGTTCTTCGACTTCTTCGCTCTGTACGCCACGCTGCAGGTGCCGTTGTTCGTGCTGTTCATCATCGGCATCGTGATGCTGCGTCGCGAGGAACGTCGGCTGACCGCGGAGCGGCTGGGCGAGTATGCGGCCGCGGGATGGTTCACCCCGCAAGAGGTCACGATGCTGGCCACCGGCCATGGCCGGCGCTCGGCTCTGCAATGGGCGCGCACGTTGCGTGGCGACCGCACGGCGGTGATGAAGGGGTTCATCGCGGATGCCACGACCTTGGCCGCCGTGCGCCAGCGCATGGTCACCGGGCGTGATCAGAGCGCGGCATCCGACGAGAGCGCGCTGCTGGCACGCACGGTCGCCGCCCGTCGCGCGCTGTTCGCACCATGA
- a CDS encoding FKBP-type peptidyl-prolyl cis-trans isomerase — translation MTDNRTKPEIDAPEGPAPSDLVIRDVIVGDGDQAKAGDTVTVHYLGVEYETGEEFDSSWNRGESIQFPLRGLIQGWQDGIPGMKVGGRRELVIPPHLAYGPAGGHFLGGKTLIFVIDLIAVA, via the coding sequence ATGACTGACAACCGCACGAAGCCCGAGATCGACGCTCCCGAGGGGCCGGCACCGTCCGACCTCGTCATCCGTGACGTCATCGTCGGTGACGGCGACCAGGCCAAGGCCGGCGACACCGTCACCGTGCACTACCTCGGAGTCGAATACGAGACCGGCGAAGAGTTCGACTCCTCGTGGAACCGTGGTGAATCCATCCAGTTTCCGCTGCGCGGACTCATCCAGGGCTGGCAAGACGGGATTCCGGGTATGAAGGTCGGCGGTCGGCGTGAACTGGTCATTCCGCCGCACCTGGCCTACGGCCCTGCCGGCGGTCACTTCCTGGGCGGTAAGACCCTGATCTTCGTCATCGACCTCATCGCCGTCGCCTGA
- a CDS encoding YceI family protein: protein MTDTTTTAPSIAGYKAGTWVLDAAHSDVQFTVRHMMISKVRGTFGVKSATIIAPENPLEAKIEATVDVSSVNTRDEGRDAHLRSADFFDAETFPTMEFHSTGVRLEGDEFLVDGELTLHGVTKPVTFDVDFGGFGTDPYGNYKAGATAKAVINREDFGLTWNAALETGGVLVGKDVTIELDLQGALQA from the coding sequence ATGACCGACACCACGACCACCGCCCCCTCCATCGCCGGCTACAAGGCAGGCACCTGGGTGCTCGACGCCGCACACAGCGACGTGCAGTTCACCGTTCGCCACATGATGATCTCGAAGGTGCGTGGCACCTTCGGCGTGAAGAGCGCCACCATCATCGCGCCGGAGAACCCGCTCGAGGCCAAGATCGAGGCGACCGTCGACGTGAGCTCGGTGAACACCCGTGACGAGGGCCGTGACGCGCATCTGCGCTCGGCCGACTTCTTCGACGCCGAGACGTTCCCCACGATGGAGTTCCACTCGACCGGCGTGCGCCTCGAAGGCGACGAGTTCCTCGTCGACGGCGAGCTGACCCTGCACGGCGTCACCAAGCCGGTCACGTTCGACGTCGACTTCGGCGGCTTCGGCACCGACCCGTACGGCAACTACAAGGCCGGCGCGACCGCGAAGGCCGTCATCAACCGCGAGGACTTCGGCCTGACCTGGAACGCGGCCCTCGAGACCGGCGGCGTGCTCGTCGGCAAGGATGTCACCATCGAGCTCGACCTGCAGGGCGCCCTGCAGGCCTGA